Proteins encoded within one genomic window of Terriglobales bacterium:
- a CDS encoding cyclic nucleotide-binding domain-containing protein: MSRLPLQASVALQQALRKISVPMRISRSSLLFAQGDRAKGIYLIETGSVGLSLKIHRSGRTVCQRTLGKRSVLGLPAAINDVGYSLTAKAVEDLEVAFISREKLMEEMSQNIWLAMEILRILSYEIHDMREIVIGHARFATRRTPVCR; this comes from the coding sequence ATGAGTCGACTACCACTGCAAGCGTCTGTTGCATTGCAGCAAGCCCTTCGTAAGATCTCGGTCCCAATGCGCATTTCGAGATCATCCCTGCTCTTTGCTCAAGGAGATCGAGCAAAGGGCATTTACCTCATAGAGACAGGTTCGGTCGGCCTTTCATTGAAGATCCACCGTAGCGGGAGGACGGTATGCCAACGAACCCTGGGGAAACGATCAGTGCTGGGACTACCTGCTGCCATCAATGATGTGGGGTATAGTCTCACTGCCAAGGCAGTGGAAGATCTCGAAGTCGCGTTCATTTCGCGAGAGAAACTGATGGAAGAAATGAGCCAGAATATCTGGCTCGCGATGGAGATCCTGAGAATCCTGAGTTATGAGATACATGACATGCGCGAGATCGTGATAGGTCACGCTCGATTTGCCACTCGACGAACACCCGTCTGTCGCTGA
- a CDS encoding Fur family transcriptional regulator: protein MPLPQTESPGRLLTLLASRGIRLTNQRRIIVGIIETADRHLDAAQILRKAQKLDAGVNRVTVYRTLALLKQQGLVDELDLMHVEGERHFYERRTGRDHLHMTCIRCGKVVEFESPLFERLKREVSRRGNFQIIVARLEIGGYCQKCTG from the coding sequence ATGCCGCTACCACAGACCGAATCGCCAGGACGCCTGCTCACCCTGCTCGCCTCTCGCGGTATTCGCCTCACTAACCAGCGCCGCATCATCGTCGGCATCATCGAGACCGCCGACCGTCACCTCGACGCCGCCCAGATTCTCCGCAAGGCGCAGAAACTGGATGCCGGCGTGAACCGCGTCACCGTCTATCGCACGCTTGCCTTGCTAAAGCAACAGGGACTAGTGGATGAACTCGACTTGATGCACGTTGAAGGGGAGCGCCACTTCTACGAACGCCGGACCGGACGCGACCACCTCCACATGACCTGTATCCGTTGCGGCAAGGTCGTCGAATTCGAAAGCCCGCTATTCGAGCGCCTGAAACGTGAGGTCAGTCGCCGTGGTAACTTTCAGATCATCGTGGCACGCCTGGAGATTGGTGGCTACTGCCAGAAATGCACGGGCTGA
- a CDS encoding TonB-dependent siderophore receptor has translation MTVHRSTPFPAILIALVTFVLSTLTGTQLLFGQTESEDKARITGRVLDSSGAAIVDARIIAVPQDPGTNISTHSDENGEFSLAVSPGKYTIRVTAKGFQTTDKTLMLLPNVSERHEFTLRVAGSINTIIVTGDTGYRVEVVGSATKTTLPIRDIPQSVSVVTRELVRDQMMMSMADVVRYMPGITTQQGENNRDQLVIRGNASSADFFLNGIRDDMQYYRDLYNLERVEALKGPNAMVFGRGGGGGVVNRVTKEAGFTPLREIAIMGGSYGFKRLAGDVDQPLGEKVALRFNGVYENSNTFRDFVGLERYGVNPTLTILPSSNTRLTIGYEHFRDHRVADRGIPSYQGRPVDVDISTYFGNPFDSNVRANVNLGSVGFEYRKGPLGIRNSTLFGAYDRSYQNYVPGAVTADKQRVAISAYNNTSTRQNIFNQTDVTYVWFTRRIRHTLLAGTEFGGQSTDNFRNTGYFNNTITTFLAPYANPVISVPVTFRQSATDADNHVQANVQAVYMQDQVSLTRRLQLLAGLRFDRFNLDFHNNRTSSDLERVDHLVSPRLGIVFHPAPVVSIYGSYSVSHLPSAGDQFSSLTNVTQQLKPEEFTNYEIGAKWDISRYLELTVAGYRLDRTNTRSTDPNDPTRIVQTGSQRTNGFEVGVNGTMTRKWKIVGGYAWQDAFITSGTTVARTGAQVAQVPHHTFSLWNNYQVIRRLGVGLGLVGRTRMFAAVDNTVTLPGYLRTDAAVFFSVTEKIRLQANVENLLGKTYYVNADNNNNISPGYPVAVRVGLVWRF, from the coding sequence ATGACTGTTCACCGGAGTACCCCATTCCCTGCCATCCTGATTGCACTGGTGACGTTCGTTCTCTCGACGTTAACTGGAACACAATTACTGTTCGGCCAAACAGAAAGCGAAGACAAAGCTCGCATCACTGGAAGGGTGCTCGATTCGTCGGGAGCTGCGATTGTGGACGCCCGAATCATTGCCGTGCCGCAGGACCCCGGCACCAACATTTCCACGCACTCGGATGAGAACGGTGAGTTTTCTCTGGCAGTTAGTCCAGGCAAATATACGATACGAGTCACCGCAAAGGGATTCCAAACAACGGATAAGACCTTGATGTTGCTTCCCAACGTTAGTGAAAGGCACGAATTCACCTTGCGTGTCGCCGGAAGCATCAACACCATCATCGTCACGGGAGACACTGGTTATCGTGTCGAGGTCGTCGGTAGTGCCACGAAGACTACACTGCCCATCCGTGATATTCCACAGTCGGTCTCGGTGGTAACGCGGGAACTGGTGCGCGACCAAATGATGATGAGCATGGCGGACGTGGTGCGCTACATGCCAGGAATAACGACGCAGCAAGGAGAAAATAACCGCGACCAGTTGGTCATCCGGGGGAACGCTTCATCTGCTGATTTCTTCCTGAATGGCATTCGCGACGATATGCAGTACTACCGTGATCTGTACAACCTGGAGCGGGTGGAAGCGCTGAAGGGTCCCAATGCCATGGTGTTCGGGCGCGGCGGTGGCGGCGGCGTAGTTAACCGGGTGACGAAGGAAGCGGGTTTCACGCCGCTACGGGAGATCGCAATTATGGGTGGCTCATACGGGTTCAAGCGGCTTGCCGGAGACGTGGATCAACCATTGGGAGAGAAGGTCGCTTTGAGATTTAACGGAGTCTATGAGAACTCCAACACGTTCAGGGATTTCGTTGGCCTGGAGCGGTACGGAGTGAATCCTACGCTCACCATTCTTCCCAGCAGCAACACCAGGTTGACCATCGGATATGAACATTTCCGCGACCATCGTGTTGCCGACCGTGGCATTCCCTCCTATCAGGGGCGGCCGGTGGATGTGGACATCTCGACGTACTTCGGCAATCCCTTCGACAGCAACGTACGCGCAAACGTAAACCTTGGTTCAGTCGGCTTCGAGTACCGCAAGGGACCGCTGGGGATCCGCAACAGCACACTGTTTGGCGCTTATGACCGCAGCTATCAGAACTACGTGCCCGGCGCGGTTACGGCCGATAAGCAAAGGGTAGCGATCTCCGCTTACAACAACACCAGCACGCGTCAGAATATCTTCAACCAGACGGACGTGACGTATGTTTGGTTCACTCGCCGCATCCGGCATACGCTATTGGCAGGAACTGAGTTCGGCGGCCAATCCACGGATAACTTCCGCAACACGGGCTACTTCAACAACACCATCACAACGTTTCTTGCGCCCTACGCGAATCCGGTCATAAGCGTTCCGGTAACATTCCGGCAGAGCGCAACCGACGCCGACAATCACGTTCAAGCGAATGTTCAGGCGGTATACATGCAGGACCAGGTCTCGTTGACCCGGCGTCTGCAATTGCTGGCGGGATTGAGGTTCGACCGCTTCAACCTGGACTTCCACAACAACCGCACTAGCAGCGACCTGGAGCGGGTAGACCATCTAGTGTCTCCTCGGCTGGGGATTGTTTTCCACCCGGCTCCAGTGGTTTCGATTTACGGAAGCTATAGCGTGTCGCATTTGCCGAGCGCGGGAGATCAGTTCTCGTCATTAACGAATGTGACACAGCAATTGAAGCCAGAGGAGTTCACCAATTACGAGATCGGCGCGAAGTGGGACATCAGCCGGTATTTGGAGCTGACCGTCGCCGGGTACCGGTTGGATCGCACGAACACGCGCTCCACCGATCCCAATGATCCCACTCGAATCGTACAGACCGGCAGCCAGCGAACGAATGGATTCGAAGTGGGCGTAAACGGGACTATGACTCGCAAGTGGAAGATAGTGGGCGGATACGCATGGCAGGATGCCTTCATCACCAGTGGAACGACCGTGGCGCGTACTGGAGCACAGGTGGCGCAGGTGCCGCACCACACCTTTTCGCTGTGGAACAACTACCAGGTGATCCGCAGGCTGGGAGTAGGACTTGGGCTGGTAGGTCGCACCAGAATGTTCGCAGCAGTGGATAACACGGTGACGCTGCCGGGTTATCTGCGGACGGATGCGGCGGTGTTCTTCTCGGTGACGGAGAAGATCCGGTTGCAAGCGAATGTCGAAAACCTGCTCGGCAAAACCTATTATGTCAATGCCGATAACAATAACAACATTTCACCGGGATATCCGGTGGCGGTTCGAGTTGGGCTCGTTTGGCGGTTCTGA
- a CDS encoding heavy metal translocating P-type ATPase: protein MNQPHEHHSHSHQSKPVEPGYPEHPEQRVPHDLHLQGTEHAGHDKHAGHSLAMFRKKLWLSVVLTIPTLVWGHMLQSALGYAAPHFPGSMWIPAIFGTAVFVYGGWVFILGAVRELHDHLPGMMTLISLAISVAFAFSAAVTLGYPGMPLWEELATLVTIMLLGHWIEMRSIQQAQGALKELAKLLPDTAVRIVDDRTEEVPVSTLRNRDMVLVRPGAAIPADGIVRQGDGEVNESMITGESRPVHKIEGQKVIAGTVNGSSSLRVEVTGTGERTALAGIMRLVAQAQTSRSRAQALADRAAFVLTLVALGSGAVTIIVWLSLRAAPAFAVERLVTVLVIACPHALGLAIPLVIAISTTLAAHNGLLVRDRRGLEEARLINSVVFDKTGTLTRGEFGVVAITTADGFVADEALRLAAAVERDSEHTIARGIVRSAEQRQLLIPAAQRFEAIPGKGVKAQLDGRELLMGGPALLQAFGIIVSESLRRAALEAGIRGQSAIYLIERGDAIAVFAVADVIRPESHAAIRDLHQRGIEVVMMTGDARAVAQSVGTELGIDTVLAEVLPEQKSAKIEQLKRSGKRVAMIGDGVNDAPALATADVGIAIGAGTDVAVEAGDIVLVRSDPRDVSRIIDLSKASYRKMVQNLAWAAGYNVIAIPLAAGVLSRWGIILSPAVGAVLMSVSTVAVAINAQLLRRTQVGRVV, encoded by the coding sequence ATGAACCAGCCGCACGAGCACCATTCTCACTCGCATCAGTCAAAGCCGGTTGAGCCGGGATACCCGGAACACCCCGAACAGCGAGTTCCGCACGACCTACACCTCCAAGGTACGGAGCACGCCGGCCATGACAAACACGCTGGCCACAGCCTGGCGATGTTCCGTAAGAAGCTCTGGTTATCTGTGGTTCTGACCATTCCCACCCTCGTGTGGGGACACATGCTCCAGAGTGCTCTCGGATATGCAGCGCCACATTTCCCTGGCTCCATGTGGATTCCCGCAATTTTCGGTACCGCGGTGTTCGTTTACGGAGGCTGGGTGTTCATCCTAGGAGCGGTTCGTGAACTTCACGACCACCTGCCTGGAATGATGACGCTTATCTCTTTGGCGATCTCGGTGGCATTTGCTTTTAGTGCGGCGGTAACTTTGGGCTATCCGGGTATGCCTCTTTGGGAGGAACTGGCGACGCTCGTCACGATTATGCTCCTCGGCCATTGGATCGAGATGCGCTCGATCCAGCAGGCTCAAGGCGCATTGAAGGAATTGGCAAAGCTTCTGCCCGACACCGCCGTTCGAATCGTCGATGATCGCACGGAAGAGGTGCCTGTCTCCACACTGCGCAACCGAGACATGGTCCTTGTTCGACCCGGCGCCGCCATTCCAGCCGATGGCATCGTCCGCCAAGGTGACGGCGAGGTTAACGAGTCCATGATCACCGGTGAATCTCGGCCAGTACACAAAATCGAGGGACAGAAGGTGATCGCCGGAACGGTCAATGGGTCCAGTTCACTTCGCGTGGAAGTCACCGGCACCGGCGAGCGTACCGCATTGGCGGGAATCATGCGTCTGGTCGCTCAAGCTCAGACATCGCGCTCGCGAGCCCAGGCGTTAGCCGACCGTGCGGCATTCGTTCTCACTCTCGTCGCACTTGGATCGGGAGCCGTAACGATCATTGTGTGGCTCTCGCTCAGAGCGGCCCCCGCTTTCGCAGTTGAACGTCTGGTCACGGTCCTTGTCATCGCTTGTCCACATGCACTCGGACTGGCAATACCGCTCGTAATTGCTATCTCCACAACGCTCGCAGCACACAATGGGCTGTTGGTCCGAGATCGACGGGGGCTGGAAGAGGCGCGCCTCATCAACTCCGTCGTGTTCGATAAGACTGGCACACTGACGCGCGGTGAATTCGGTGTGGTGGCCATCACAACAGCGGATGGTTTTGTCGCCGACGAGGCGTTGCGACTCGCCGCTGCTGTCGAACGGGACTCCGAACACACCATTGCACGAGGCATCGTACGGAGCGCCGAACAGCGACAACTGCTGATCCCAGCAGCGCAGCGCTTCGAGGCAATTCCCGGCAAGGGAGTCAAGGCCCAACTCGACGGACGAGAACTACTGATGGGCGGACCGGCCCTTCTCCAAGCTTTCGGCATCATCGTCTCGGAATCGCTGCGACGAGCAGCTCTGGAAGCGGGGATTCGAGGGCAGTCGGCTATCTACTTAATAGAGCGCGGTGACGCTATCGCCGTGTTCGCAGTAGCCGATGTTATCCGTCCTGAGTCGCATGCAGCAATTCGTGACTTGCATCAACGAGGTATCGAGGTCGTCATGATGACAGGAGATGCACGTGCCGTAGCTCAGTCCGTCGGAACGGAACTTGGCATCGACACAGTGCTCGCTGAGGTCCTCCCGGAGCAGAAGTCAGCCAAAATAGAACAGCTGAAACGCTCTGGCAAGCGGGTAGCGATGATCGGTGATGGCGTGAACGATGCCCCGGCGCTGGCTACCGCCGACGTTGGAATCGCAATTGGTGCTGGGACGGATGTCGCGGTTGAAGCCGGGGATATCGTGCTAGTGCGTAGCGACCCTCGTGACGTGTCACGCATTATCGACTTGTCGAAGGCCAGCTACCGAAAGATGGTCCAGAATCTCGCTTGGGCAGCGGGATACAACGTGATTGCAATTCCTCTCGCGGCGGGTGTTCTCTCGCGCTGGGGCATTATCCTTTCGCCAGCAGTCGGGGCAGTGCTCATGTCCGTGAGCACAGTCGCGGTCGCAATCAATGCCCAGCTCCTGCGGCGAACCCAAGTTGGGAGAGTCGTGTAA
- a CDS encoding tetratricopeptide repeat protein, protein MLKQEKYRPEPAELHSTDHVWADGVEEGTSHPTEARPFGHLEAIKSRALGGDTEAQRLLALILELGLADEPDQTGASEWYMRAALRGLVAAQFQLARLYIEGRGVPRDYVSAYVWMAVASKGGHQTARTLLPLLLRLLNKKQLLEATERVSALRIPEDHIQHP, encoded by the coding sequence TTGCTTAAGCAGGAAAAATATCGGCCAGAGCCAGCAGAGTTGCATTCGACTGATCACGTCTGGGCTGACGGAGTAGAGGAAGGCACGAGCCATCCGACCGAGGCAAGACCTTTCGGACACTTGGAAGCCATCAAGTCGCGTGCTTTGGGCGGAGATACGGAAGCACAGCGCCTGCTTGCCTTGATATTGGAGTTGGGATTGGCTGACGAACCCGACCAAACTGGGGCGTCTGAATGGTACATGCGAGCAGCACTTCGGGGCCTTGTTGCCGCCCAGTTTCAACTCGCGAGACTTTACATCGAAGGGCGAGGGGTGCCCCGGGATTATGTATCGGCGTATGTTTGGATGGCAGTCGCCTCAAAAGGCGGGCACCAGACCGCCAGGACTCTTCTGCCTCTGCTCCTTCGCTTGCTGAACAAGAAGCAGTTACTGGAGGCGACCGAACGTGTCTCCGCTTTGCGAATCCCCGAGGACCATATCCAACACCCGTAA
- a CDS encoding copper oxidase, with the protein MKNRRDFLKEAVGVSAGMIAAPTLLHAQQRRNQSGAEQIRKEHESGKHSGFNVPVQTPDVTDLPFTVDNGVKVFHLIAEPVKQQVAPNKTLILWGFNGTAPGPTIQVNQGDRVRIIVDNHLPEPTSMHWHGFEIPNNMDGAPGLSQLPIKPGGRFIYEFTLHQEGTYFYHSHMAMQEMMGMLGGFIMHPKRPYRPAVDKDFLIILQEYAVLPNNVVPNAMNMEFNWLVFNGKAGPATTPLIVRLGDRVRVRLVNIGMDHHPIHLHGHTFQITGTEGGRIPESAWIPGNTVLVGVAQSRDFEFVANNPGDWMLHCHLPHHMMNQMSSNVGPMSRVTRGIPAGVSMENGMGMLTGEPGVPTGEDYGPSLGRGMGFGSTRDFPKSNGAISQQNAEQHGQEMSMGQMQGEVAPNADAVPGFPQDAYMEGSMMAMDEMVAKPQTYGLPRGWSGFMQGMMTTVRVLPPDKYEEVMELIRRGENPRTNPHEMPNMQHPK; encoded by the coding sequence ATGAAGAACCGACGTGACTTTCTGAAGGAAGCCGTTGGCGTGTCTGCCGGCATGATTGCTGCGCCGACACTCCTCCACGCCCAACAACGCCGAAACCAGAGCGGTGCCGAACAGATTCGTAAGGAACATGAGTCGGGCAAGCACTCGGGTTTCAATGTACCTGTTCAAACTCCCGACGTCACGGATCTGCCATTCACCGTGGACAACGGTGTGAAGGTATTCCATTTGATAGCAGAGCCAGTGAAACAACAGGTAGCGCCCAACAAGACGCTAATCCTGTGGGGCTTTAACGGCACCGCACCGGGACCTACGATTCAAGTCAATCAAGGTGACCGTGTCCGCATCATCGTCGACAACCATTTGCCAGAGCCGACTTCGATGCACTGGCACGGATTCGAGATCCCGAACAACATGGATGGTGCACCGGGCCTCAGCCAGTTGCCCATCAAGCCAGGCGGCCGGTTTATTTACGAGTTTACCCTCCATCAGGAAGGTACCTATTTCTACCACTCACATATGGCAATGCAAGAAATGATGGGGATGCTCGGAGGTTTCATCATGCACCCCAAGCGGCCATATCGGCCGGCGGTAGACAAGGACTTTCTGATCATTCTTCAAGAGTACGCTGTCCTGCCGAACAATGTTGTGCCAAATGCAATGAACATGGAATTTAACTGGCTCGTGTTCAACGGCAAGGCAGGCCCGGCCACCACCCCGTTGATCGTGCGACTCGGTGACAGGGTCCGCGTACGACTCGTCAACATCGGAATGGATCATCACCCAATTCACCTTCATGGTCACACATTCCAGATTACGGGAACCGAAGGTGGGCGCATTCCCGAATCGGCTTGGATTCCAGGCAACACCGTTCTGGTTGGGGTAGCTCAGTCGCGCGATTTTGAGTTTGTTGCCAACAATCCGGGTGATTGGATGCTGCACTGTCATCTGCCGCACCACATGATGAACCAGATGTCTTCAAATGTTGGCCCTATGTCGCGCGTAACCCGTGGTATTCCGGCGGGCGTGAGCATGGAAAACGGAATGGGCATGCTGACCGGAGAACCAGGAGTTCCTACAGGCGAAGACTATGGTCCCAGTCTGGGCCGGGGCATGGGATTTGGCTCAACTCGGGACTTTCCCAAAAGCAACGGCGCCATCTCTCAGCAAAACGCTGAGCAACATGGTCAAGAGATGAGCATGGGGCAAATGCAGGGAGAGGTTGCTCCCAACGCAGATGCCGTCCCGGGGTTTCCCCAAGACGCCTACATGGAAGGTTCGATGATGGCAATGGATGAGATGGTGGCCAAGCCTCAAACCTATGGACTGCCTCGAGGCTGGAGTGGGTTTATGCAGGGAATGATGACGACGGTTCGCGTCCTTCCGCCGGATAAGTACGAAGAAGTAATGGAGCTTATTCGTCGTGGCGAGAATCCGCGCACGAATCCACATGAGATGCCCAACATGCAGCACCCGAAATAG
- a CDS encoding DUF305 domain-containing protein produces the protein MANSDRCQASNTPSHPPKKEENMPNRVTVTLLLIVACSSIPVLAKQPAPTMAQRQVEINFMRGMIDHHYQAVQSAQLCLEKAVHNNLRKLCQNIVASQQSEIGMMQGWLSQWYDVSYSPELDRGARTDLQMLSSKAAGDFESSFMQMMTQHHWQAIIRASAMLQEASHRELEKEGENIIKGQTVEIITMQKWLCDWYGNCDWTAHGDPERNN, from the coding sequence TTGGCCAACTCCGATAGGTGCCAAGCATCCAACACGCCGTCTCACCCCCCCAAAAAAGAGGAGAATATGCCAAACCGAGTTACCGTTACCCTTCTGTTGATTGTTGCCTGCTCCAGCATTCCGGTACTTGCGAAACAACCAGCGCCGACAATGGCGCAGCGCCAAGTTGAGATTAACTTCATGCGAGGGATGATTGATCATCACTACCAAGCCGTCCAGTCAGCTCAACTCTGTTTGGAAAAAGCAGTGCACAACAACCTGCGAAAATTATGTCAAAACATCGTTGCTTCGCAGCAAAGCGAGATCGGCATGATGCAAGGTTGGCTGTCACAATGGTATGACGTCTCGTACTCGCCTGAACTCGATAGGGGTGCTCGAACCGATCTCCAGATGCTCTCTTCCAAGGCAGCTGGCGATTTCGAGAGTTCGTTCATGCAGATGATGACCCAGCATCATTGGCAAGCAATCATCCGTGCCTCCGCAATGCTACAAGAAGCCTCCCATCGGGAGTTGGAAAAAGAAGGCGAAAACATCATCAAAGGCCAGACGGTCGAAATCATCACGATGCAGAAGTGGCTCTGCGATTGGTATGGAAATTGTGATTGGACTGCTCATGGTGATCCTGAACGCAACAACTGA
- a CDS encoding glycosyltransferase family 39 protein, giving the protein MVLGNGFASPLTGDTGPTAWLPPVYTSLLAAVFKILGIYSAQSAIAILTLNSLFSTITIIPLVVIAQEIFDGRVARWAAWGWSLFPLGIFIPVTKIWGEPLDALLMAVVLLMSLRMAGTSSSSYWFSGGMLVGLAALTNPNTMAVIPGLWGWSCLRLKRRGRTWRNPLAIGTLGLVIVIAPWFMRNYAVFGQFLPFRSNFWLEVYIANNSRTPVMLVDWHAHPASSPIEMSEYRRLGELSYMSAKRQQSLSFIRNHPGTFLLLTARRFLFVWTGFWSLDPRYLASEPLQIPLIFFNTAFSILIVMGMAMAWRARRPELFPFVVLVVCQPAVYYLTHPAIEYRHAIDPAMVLLGIAGLEHRLRRLAGAPSVTPAAENIDECAAD; this is encoded by the coding sequence ATGGTTTTGGGGAACGGCTTCGCTTCACCGTTAACGGGAGATACTGGCCCTACTGCTTGGCTGCCGCCTGTGTACACGAGCTTGCTGGCTGCAGTCTTCAAAATCTTGGGAATCTATAGCGCCCAGTCAGCGATCGCCATTCTTACTCTCAACAGTCTATTCTCCACCATCACAATCATTCCTCTCGTTGTGATTGCACAAGAGATATTCGATGGCCGGGTCGCACGCTGGGCCGCATGGGGATGGTCACTATTCCCGCTCGGGATCTTCATTCCCGTAACGAAAATTTGGGGAGAGCCGCTCGATGCCTTGCTTATGGCCGTAGTGCTACTGATGAGCTTGCGTATGGCAGGGACGAGTAGTTCCTCGTATTGGTTCTCTGGCGGCATGTTAGTCGGCCTAGCCGCTCTCACGAACCCGAATACGATGGCAGTAATCCCCGGCCTGTGGGGATGGTCGTGCCTGCGGTTAAAAAGACGCGGCAGAACATGGCGTAACCCTCTTGCGATAGGAACGCTGGGCCTCGTTATAGTCATCGCCCCATGGTTCATGCGCAACTATGCCGTTTTTGGCCAATTTTTGCCTTTTCGAAGTAATTTCTGGCTTGAGGTTTATATTGCGAATAATTCGCGAACTCCCGTAATGCTCGTGGACTGGCATGCTCACCCCGCCTCCAGCCCGATTGAAATGTCAGAATATCGGCGCCTTGGCGAGCTCTCCTATATGTCCGCCAAGCGGCAACAGTCGTTGAGCTTCATTCGAAATCACCCAGGGACCTTTTTGCTGCTGACTGCGCGAAGGTTCCTGTTTGTATGGACAGGATTTTGGAGTTTGGACCCACGTTATCTGGCTTCAGAGCCTCTACAAATCCCGCTGATATTCTTCAACACTGCTTTTTCAATCCTTATTGTAATGGGCATGGCCATGGCGTGGCGTGCGCGGCGACCGGAACTTTTTCCCTTTGTGGTGCTCGTTGTCTGCCAGCCAGCGGTGTATTACCTGACGCATCCGGCGATTGAGTATCGGCACGCCATCGATCCGGCCATGGTCCTGCTTGGAATTGCCGGTCTGGAGCATCGATTACGTCGTTTGGCAGGAGCACCTTCCGTCACGCCAGCCGCAGAGAACATTGATGAATGCGCGGCCGACTAG
- a CDS encoding DUF302 domain-containing protein, producing the protein MQAHIVTRQEYGFSKVIPLPFGAAIEKVKEKLKQEGFGVLAEIDITKSMKEKLNAEYPNYIILGACNPPLAHRALQAEPRLGLLLPCNVTVREVGGGTEIAVVDADAMLSVVENEQLKPIAREASDKLLRVLESV; encoded by the coding sequence GTGCAGGCTCACATAGTTACTCGCCAGGAGTACGGTTTCAGCAAAGTCATTCCTTTGCCGTTTGGAGCGGCGATTGAGAAAGTGAAGGAAAAACTGAAGCAGGAAGGATTTGGCGTACTCGCAGAGATTGACATAACAAAGTCCATGAAAGAGAAGCTGAATGCGGAGTACCCGAATTACATTATTCTGGGCGCGTGTAACCCGCCGCTCGCACACCGCGCGCTTCAAGCTGAACCACGCCTGGGTCTCCTTCTGCCCTGTAACGTCACCGTCCGTGAGGTTGGGGGAGGAACCGAGATTGCGGTAGTTGATGCCGACGCGATGCTTTCAGTAGTCGAAAACGAGCAGCTCAAACCCATTGCGCGAGAAGCCTCCGACAAACTCCTGCGCGTGCTCGAGTCTGTCTGA